The nucleotide window CAGGTAGGCCCGTTTTATTTTGGTTGGGAAAATTATAAACAGGCCATCGAAAATACGTTTGGTACGGCAGGAATTCAGTAAGGAAAAAGGAGGATGAAGGAAATAGAGATGGAATGGACCACCAGTACCTTTGGTTATTTATCTACTCCCGTATTTGTCGTGGGCATTGCGTGTTACTTCTTTCCTGATTTTCTATACAAAATATTTGTTCTGATGAGATATCGAGAAATAAAACCAAATCACGCGTTTGAAGATAACCCTCCTAACAGTGATATCCCTAAACATATAGAAGTGATCTTAAAAGTGCTAGGAAGCATTATGGTTACACTAGGGATCATATGGTTTTGGTTTTCGGAAGAGTTTTACTATTTATTATTTTGACAGCAAGGAGTTGGACACCATTTTGGAATTTATCTGGACTTTAGTGATCTCAATTATAAGTTTAATTGTCGTTCTTATCTTTGCTGCAATTGTACGTTATGCGATAGATTCATCTAAAACATCGAAAAAGTTGGATATATTAATTAAAGAAGTACACTATCTGAAAACTGAAATTAAAAAGCAACAACACCATAAGCAGCAAGATGACAGCAAGCATATTATTGACGAAAAAATATAAGAAGAAAACGGAGGTAGAGCTGTATGGGCATATAATGAATCAACCTGGGGACTGATTGCCGGAGCAATCGAGCTTGGTGAGACACCGGCGCAAGCGATGGTAAGAGAGGCACTGGAAGAGACAGGTCTAGTTGTTGAACCCGAGAAGATTATCGGAGTATACGGGGGTGAAGCAAGACGGTTTACATACAGTAATGGTCATCAGGTTGAATATTTGACTATCGTATTTGAATGCAGGATCAAATCGGGTCAACTCACGCCGGATAATGAAGAGATGAAGGATTTGCAGTTTTTCCCCGAGGATCAGCGCCCACCCGTGGCAAACCAGTATTCAGATTACATTTTTAGTTCCAAGCAAGAAGAACGAGCTCATTTTGATAGATAATTCATTGAACCTGTATCGAAATAAAATAGAAATGATCGATATGGAGTGGACCAGCAGTACATTTGGTTATATATCAATCCCGATGTTTCTCATGGGTGTAATCGTTTATTTTTTTTCGGATATTCTATATAAGTGTTTCGTCCTCTTGAGATACAGACGTATTAAACCCAATTGGGAATTTGAAGACAATCCACCGAGCAGTGAGATTCCAAGATGGGTAGAAGTGCTATTAAAAGTAATTGGAAGTATTATGATGATGCTGGGGATTTTATGGTTTTGGTTTTCGGAAGAGTTTTACGATTTTTGGTTTTGAAAAATGAGTGAGAATATCCCTAAAGGAAGAGTGACCTTGAGAAGTTCAAAATACACACCGTATTATAGTTACATTGGCATTGTTTTATTTATCCTAACCCTAGTCGTAAATTTGAGTTTTGGATTTAAAGTGTCTTCGGATGAGGGCGTACTCTTTCTATTGTCTGTTTCAAATGCTGGATTATTGCTGTTTACTTTGGGCTGGGGAGTATTCGGAATTATAGAGGTATATTTAATATTGAAAACAAAGACTAGACTTAAATCCCGATTACATCATGGTAAGATCAGTACAGAAGAGTATATGATTAGCGATAAAAGTTTTACATTCAGTCTCGTTGTAAGTATAAGTTATCTGTTTTTGATTTTAATTCAAATTGGATACGTCATTATACACTGGGACGAGGTTAATGTATAAGAAGAAATGTAATGACTTGTATTAAAGTTTTGCTCTATTGGGCTAAGAGCAGTAGAACAAATGATACCTATAGGAGAGAATTAAAATGAATTATCAATGGCAAATCAACAATGTGCTAGATGAATGGACATGCCCATCCGAAATTGGAAAGGTAATTAAGGGGAATGTGTTCACTTTTGAACAATATCTTATCGTTGAAAATGCTTACATAGATACAATCATGGAGTTTTTAAAGGCAGTAGAACAGCAGACTCTACGGGCTATTCAAGTATCGGATCGATCGATCTCACAAGAAGATAAACGATCTGTGTTATATGAACAAGAATTTAGCGACATCGGTATTAAGGAAGATATGACGTATAGCATTATTGAAATTCGCACGATATGTAAGATGATATTAAGAAATTATGCGGACTGTCAGTTGTATGCCAAAGATCATTTTTTTGTGCATTTTAGTTGG belongs to Paenibacillus sp. FSL H8-0079 and includes:
- a CDS encoding NUDIX domain-containing protein, whose amino-acid sequence is MIAGAIELGETPAQAMVREALEETGLVVEPEKIIGVYGGEARRFTYSNGHQVEYLTIVFECRIKSGQLTPDNEEMKDLQFFPEDQRPPVANQYSDYIFSSKQEERAHFDR